Proteins encoded in a region of the Geobacillus genomosp. 3 genome:
- the addA gene encoding helicase-exonuclease AddAB subunit AddA — protein sequence MNVTFRPKPAGSRWTDEQWKAIAAGGRDILVAAAAGSGKTAVLVERIIQKVTAEEGAVDIDRLLVVTFTNAAAAEMRARIGEALERELAKRPHSLHLRRQLSLLNRAPISTLHSFCLDVIRKYYYLLDLDPSFRIADETEIELLKEDVLEELLEEEYGKADNERFFAVVDAYTGDRSDAELQEMIFALYEFSRSHPTPDEWLAGLVSMYDVDEQTPVKTLAPARYIAQHATMELAAARRFLRLALTLAGKERGPKPYVKRLHEDMDLIADLERRLSGSWDELYHALQSLSFGRLPACRGDGFDAQLIDEAKALRDQAKKKIEALREDVFSLRPSAWLRHMREMKPVVETIVALVRRFSAMFETAKREKGIVDFSDLEHYCLRILRRRDPETGEWQPSAAALEYQGQFDEVLVDEYQDTNLVQETILQLVKKGNERTGNLFMVGDVKQSIYRFRLAEPMLFLDKYKRFTADGEAGGMKIDLANNFRSRAEVLDGTNFLFAQIMGEAVGEMTYDEAAQLKYGADYPSGPDAVPEVMIIDRQCSAEEDEEEAAELEAAELEARLMAEKIKELVSRPFYVYDRSSGQPRRAMYRDIVVLVRSMTNAPQMIEQLQAHGIPAAADLSSGYFQATEISVMLSLLKVIDNPHQDIPLAAVLRSPLFRFDENELAMIRLSDPKGTFFEALQSFRQKPAETEEEEKAKKKATAFFKQLEVWRTMARRGSLADLIWQLYRDTQFYDFVGALPGGKQRQANLRALYDRARQYESTSFRGLFRFLRFIERLQERGDDLGAARPLSEQEDVVRIMTIHSSKGLEFPIVFLAGLARPFYTRDLRHPYLLDKELGFAARFVHPQLRISYPTMPLLAIQVKKRLELLAEEMRILYVALTRAKEKLYLLASVNDVNKEIEKWKGVAAESGWLLPDDVRASARSYLDWIGRALIRHRDARALAAVEAAEEISSHPSVWRLAIVSAAKLRSGETPADQKDGGTLAALEQGRPVPIGGEWEEEARRRLLWRYRYGKETAVRAKQSVSELKEQRALFGEQADEWMPRKGTAPLFSRPRFMQKKTLTPAEKGTALHIVMRHLDLQAPIDESSIRRQIMRLVEKELLSAEQAEAVDAAMIVAFFATDIGRRLCAAREIYREVPFSLGLPADELYGGEEMESGRRLLVQGVIDCVFADERGYVMIDYKTDEVTGRFAGQKEEAARFLLGRYGAQMRLYRRAIEQIWHVPVAECYLYSFDGEYFLAVE from the coding sequence ATGAACGTCACGTTTCGCCCGAAGCCAGCCGGAAGCCGGTGGACGGATGAACAATGGAAGGCGATCGCGGCCGGCGGCCGGGATATTCTCGTCGCCGCGGCGGCGGGATCCGGAAAAACAGCCGTTCTTGTCGAGCGAATTATTCAAAAAGTGACGGCGGAAGAAGGGGCAGTTGATATTGACCGGCTGCTTGTCGTCACGTTTACGAATGCGGCAGCGGCCGAGATGAGAGCGAGAATTGGCGAAGCGCTCGAACGAGAGCTCGCCAAGCGCCCGCATTCACTCCATTTGCGGCGTCAACTCAGCTTGCTCAACCGCGCCCCGATTTCAACGCTCCATTCTTTCTGTTTGGATGTGATCCGCAAATATTATTATTTGCTCGATTTGGATCCGTCGTTTCGCATTGCCGATGAGACGGAAATCGAGCTGTTGAAAGAAGACGTCCTTGAAGAACTGCTAGAGGAAGAATACGGAAAAGCGGACAATGAACGCTTTTTTGCCGTTGTCGACGCCTATACCGGTGACCGCAGTGACGCGGAGCTGCAGGAGATGATATTCGCGCTTTACGAATTTTCCCGTTCTCATCCGACGCCGGATGAATGGTTGGCCGGTTTAGTATCGATGTATGATGTCGACGAACAAACGCCGGTGAAGACGCTGGCGCCGGCGCGCTATATCGCTCAGCACGCAACGATGGAACTGGCGGCGGCCAGACGGTTCCTTCGCTTGGCTTTGACGCTTGCTGGGAAGGAAAGGGGTCCGAAGCCGTACGTAAAGCGGCTGCACGAAGATATGGACTTGATCGCTGATTTGGAGAGAAGGCTGTCCGGGTCGTGGGATGAGTTGTATCATGCGCTGCAGTCGCTCTCGTTCGGTCGGCTTCCGGCCTGCCGCGGCGATGGGTTTGACGCACAACTCATCGATGAGGCGAAAGCGCTGCGCGATCAGGCGAAAAAGAAAATTGAGGCATTGCGTGAAGATGTGTTTTCGCTCCGTCCGTCTGCTTGGCTTCGCCATATGCGCGAGATGAAGCCGGTCGTCGAAACGATCGTCGCCCTCGTCCGCCGCTTTTCCGCCATGTTTGAAACGGCGAAACGGGAAAAGGGGATTGTCGATTTTTCCGACTTGGAACATTATTGTTTGCGCATTTTGCGTCGGCGCGATCCGGAAACAGGCGAATGGCAGCCGTCAGCCGCCGCTTTGGAGTACCAAGGGCAGTTCGATGAAGTGCTCGTCGATGAGTATCAAGATACCAACCTTGTCCAGGAAACGATTTTGCAGCTCGTCAAAAAAGGAAATGAGCGAACAGGCAACTTGTTTATGGTCGGCGATGTCAAACAATCGATTTACCGGTTCCGACTCGCCGAGCCGATGCTGTTTCTCGATAAGTATAAGCGGTTCACTGCCGATGGGGAAGCCGGGGGAATGAAAATCGACTTGGCGAACAATTTCCGCAGCCGCGCCGAAGTGCTTGATGGGACAAACTTCTTATTCGCTCAAATTATGGGTGAAGCCGTCGGGGAGATGACGTACGATGAAGCGGCCCAACTAAAGTACGGAGCCGATTATCCAAGCGGGCCGGATGCCGTTCCGGAAGTGATGATCATCGACCGGCAATGTTCGGCGGAAGAAGATGAAGAAGAAGCGGCCGAACTTGAGGCGGCCGAGTTGGAGGCGCGCCTGATGGCGGAAAAAATTAAAGAGCTTGTTTCGCGCCCGTTTTATGTGTATGACCGTTCGAGCGGGCAACCGCGGCGCGCTATGTATCGTGACATCGTCGTGCTTGTCCGTTCGATGACGAATGCGCCGCAAATGATTGAGCAGTTGCAGGCGCATGGCATTCCAGCCGCCGCTGATTTATCATCCGGCTATTTCCAGGCGACAGAAATTTCGGTGATGCTGTCGCTGTTGAAAGTGATCGACAATCCCCACCAAGATATTCCGCTGGCTGCCGTGCTCCGCTCACCGCTATTCCGTTTTGATGAAAACGAGCTCGCTATGATCCGTCTCAGCGACCCGAAGGGCACGTTTTTCGAGGCGCTGCAATCGTTTCGCCAAAAGCCGGCGGAAACGGAAGAGGAAGAGAAGGCCAAGAAAAAAGCGACTGCCTTTTTCAAGCAGTTGGAAGTGTGGCGCACGATGGCGCGCCGCGGTTCATTAGCGGATCTGATTTGGCAGCTATATCGCGACACGCAGTTTTATGATTTTGTCGGTGCGTTGCCGGGCGGAAAGCAGCGGCAAGCCAATTTGCGCGCCTTGTATGACCGCGCCCGGCAATACGAATCGACGTCATTCCGCGGGCTGTTCCGCTTTCTCCGCTTCATTGAGCGGCTGCAGGAGCGCGGCGACGACTTAGGGGCGGCCCGCCCGCTCAGCGAGCAGGAAGATGTTGTGCGCATCATGACAATCCATAGCAGCAAAGGGCTCGAGTTTCCGATCGTTTTTCTTGCCGGGCTCGCCCGCCCGTTTTATACGCGCGATTTGCGTCATCCGTATTTGCTTGATAAAGAGCTCGGCTTTGCCGCCCGATTTGTCCATCCGCAGCTGCGCATCAGCTATCCGACCATGCCGCTGCTGGCCATTCAAGTAAAGAAGCGGCTCGAGCTGCTCGCCGAGGAAATGCGCATTTTGTACGTCGCGCTTACAAGGGCGAAAGAGAAACTGTACTTGCTTGCCTCAGTCAACGATGTAAACAAGGAGATTGAAAAATGGAAAGGAGTGGCTGCTGAAAGCGGTTGGCTTCTTCCTGACGATGTGCGAGCGTCGGCCCGCTCATACTTGGATTGGATCGGACGGGCGCTCATCCGTCATCGTGACGCGCGCGCCCTTGCGGCGGTTGAGGCGGCGGAAGAAATTTCCTCTCACCCGTCCGTGTGGCGTCTTGCCATCGTGTCGGCGGCCAAGCTGCGCAGTGGTGAAACGCCAGCTGACCAAAAGGATGGCGGTACGCTTGCTGCGCTTGAACAAGGCCGTCCCGTTCCAATCGGAGGGGAATGGGAGGAGGAAGCAAGGCGTCGCCTGTTGTGGCGGTATCGTTACGGGAAGGAGACGGCCGTGCGCGCCAAACAGTCAGTTTCGGAACTGAAAGAACAGCGTGCGCTGTTTGGTGAGCAGGCGGACGAATGGATGCCGCGCAAGGGAACAGCGCCGCTGTTTTCCCGGCCGCGCTTTATGCAGAAAAAAACGTTGACGCCAGCCGAAAAAGGGACTGCGCTTCATATCGTCATGCGCCATCTCGATTTGCAGGCACCGATAGACGAATCATCGATTCGCCGTCAGATCATGCGGCTTGTGGAGAAAGAATTGTTGTCGGCTGAGCAAGCTGAAGCGGTCGATGCCGCTATGATCGTCGCCTTTTTCGCTACGGATATCGGCCGCCGCCTTTGCGCCGCCCGTGAAATATACCGCGAGGTGCCGTTCAGCTTGGGGCTTCCGGCTGACGAACTTTACGGCGGTGAGGAGATGGAGAGCGGCCGCCGCCTGCTCGTGCAAGGGGTCATTGATTGCGTATTTGCGGATGAGCGTGGGTATGTGATGATCGACTATAAGACGGACGAGGTGACAGGGCGTTTTGCCGGCCAAAAAGAGGAGGCCGCCCGCTTTTTGCTTGGTCGTTACGGGGCGCAAATGCGCTTATACCGACGGGCTATTGAACAAATTTGGCACGTGCCGGTGGCGGAATGTTACCTATATTCGTTTGACGGCGAATATTTTCTAGCCGTCGAGTGA
- a CDS encoding exonuclease SbcCD subunit D: MRILHTADWHLGRTLEGRSRLTEQEAFLDELVEIVEKERIDVILMAGDVFDSVNPPAAAEQLFYESLARLSNKGRRPVAVISGNHDHPDRISAARTLLSDYHIYLFGRPESSVYRIDIPTCGETMMLAPLAYPSESRLAELLSSDHQEAALRDRYDDRIRALLATMASSFTEETVNVVMSHLYVAGGHTSDSERPIEVGGAYTVAATSLPKAAQYVALGHLHRPQHIKRAETTARYSGSPLAYSFSEAGHAKSVTVIDVHPGGAANVSEIPLAAGKPLVRWKATEGIAQVYRWCEEGKDQSCWVDLELHVTESLTMEDIYRLRKLHPGFVHIRPVFPQRAEEAADMSREALSLEEMFCRFYKRQTGGQAPDEELVRLFLELTSEEEKEGGDE; encoded by the coding sequence ATGCGCATTTTGCATACGGCGGACTGGCATCTCGGGCGGACGCTCGAGGGCCGAAGCCGGCTGACCGAGCAGGAGGCGTTTCTCGACGAGCTCGTCGAGATCGTCGAGAAAGAACGAATTGATGTCATCTTAATGGCCGGCGATGTGTTCGATTCCGTCAATCCGCCGGCGGCAGCGGAACAATTGTTTTACGAAAGTTTAGCACGCCTGTCCAACAAGGGCCGCCGGCCGGTTGCTGTCATCAGCGGCAATCATGATCATCCGGACCGCATCAGCGCCGCCCGGACGTTGCTTTCCGATTATCATATTTATCTTTTCGGCCGCCCGGAGTCTTCCGTTTACCGGATCGACATCCCGACATGCGGGGAAACGATGATGCTTGCTCCGCTGGCCTATCCGTCTGAATCGCGCCTTGCCGAGCTGCTGTCGTCTGACCATCAGGAAGCAGCGCTGCGCGACCGGTACGATGACCGCATCCGTGCGTTATTAGCAACGATGGCCTCCTCATTCACCGAGGAGACGGTTAATGTGGTGATGAGCCATCTTTACGTCGCCGGCGGCCATACGTCTGATTCCGAGCGACCGATTGAAGTGGGCGGCGCCTATACAGTGGCGGCAACGAGTTTGCCGAAGGCCGCTCAGTATGTGGCGCTTGGTCATCTCCATCGGCCGCAACATATTAAGCGGGCAGAGACAACAGCACGCTATTCTGGTTCGCCGCTTGCTTACAGTTTCTCCGAGGCTGGGCATGCCAAATCTGTCACGGTTATTGATGTCCACCCAGGTGGCGCGGCCAATGTGTCGGAAATTCCGCTTGCCGCCGGAAAGCCGCTCGTTCGCTGGAAGGCGACAGAAGGAATTGCGCAGGTGTACCGCTGGTGTGAGGAAGGGAAAGATCAGTCATGCTGGGTTGACTTGGAGCTTCATGTGACCGAATCATTGACCATGGAAGACATTTACCGGCTGCGCAAGCTTCATCCCGGTTTTGTCCACATCCGTCCCGTGTTTCCGCAGCGGGCGGAAGAGGCGGCTGACATGAGCCGTGAAGCGCTCTCGCTTGAGGAGATGTTCTGCCGTTTTTATAAACGGCAAACCGGGGGACAGGCGCCGGATGAAGAGCTCGTTCGCCTCTTTTTAGAGTTGACGTCGGAAGAGGAGAAGGAGGGGGGAGACGAGTGA
- a CDS encoding AAA family ATPase has protein sequence MKPISLTIAGLHSFRERQTIDFTLLCDGGVFGIFGPTGSGKSTILDAITLALFGSVGRAANRTQAIINHAEQELFVSFTFELENALGAKRYTVERSLKKVDEWRTRSAVCRLIEHQAEPVVLADKLSDVDKAIGQLLGLTMEDFTRAVVLPQGKFAEFLLLKGAERRQMLQRLFHLERYGDQLNKKLKDRLAAAEQEEEKIEAEKAGLGDASKTALEQAEAEERELVALLAKRKKEFEEVEKNVERTKQLWAWQQEKETVERELAELRRHEPDIRRLEVKKERAEQAERIWPYWEQYEQTRCSQAAALKRYEQLARDLEAAKAGYGEAVRRYEQARQEKARREPELLAQTERLRQAEQLERQMEALTHELAALHEERNRLAVREKAAQRQLEEASVWYERGMKRQQELKEELQRYMEALAGKDEVERAHEGKRQIEQAASALARVDAQLRQKEAVWRQAEEERTKRERQAAAASARLHQLFQLVEKTYHSVCERQQDIEKQLHALQQDMEAERKRIEEARTAELATVLAERLRAGEPCPVCGSREHPHPATALHFSGHGRLTRLEQERRRCDQDLQTVFSLKAQLEQLAGLAAGHGTPPLFAAGRPTEEVNDVAVEVRALEQDVIGLKESVYRALAQWNEAEAARREAENACRWAADDMGALQAERQRLNEERQQLEQQWQQAYPSFLLETIDAAYEQLREQEKKWRDVQKRLEDSVPFLEEKQRAKEQASEEQRRIETERVRLDSLITAKQQLWEEYERQRREKAGPSPAAAQLREVEAEWRRLQSGEQRAYDEWQRVQKQYQTLESETKAAEQACEEGARREEEALARWRRALADTTFADAEEVGRAKATKEQCREWDETIRRYWRQVEQAEHRRDQLTDALGEAAVSAEQWDMLQRVYAELKAQMETMTQQLGAIQGKVAELRKKHARFVELEAKREQLSRQIERYKQLQTLLRGNSFVEFMAEEQLDQVTAIAAEWLQQLTRQRYSLELDSQGGFLIRDDANGGVRRPVATLSGGETFLTSLSLALALSAQIQLRGEYPLRFFFLDEGFGTLDAELLDTVISALEKLHTQRLAVGVISHVQEIRTRLPRRLIVEPAEPSGRGTRIRLETM, from the coding sequence GTGAAGCCGATTTCATTGACGATTGCCGGGCTTCATAGCTTCCGCGAAAGGCAGACGATCGATTTTACGCTGCTGTGCGATGGCGGTGTGTTTGGCATTTTCGGGCCGACCGGGAGCGGCAAGTCAACGATTTTGGACGCCATTACGTTGGCGTTGTTCGGCAGTGTTGGGCGGGCGGCTAACCGTACCCAGGCAATCATCAATCATGCCGAACAAGAGTTGTTCGTCTCGTTTACGTTTGAGTTGGAAAATGCGTTGGGGGCGAAACGGTACACGGTGGAGCGCAGCTTGAAAAAGGTGGACGAATGGCGGACGCGCAGCGCTGTCTGCCGGTTGATCGAACATCAAGCGGAGCCGGTCGTGCTCGCGGATAAGCTGTCCGATGTAGACAAGGCGATCGGTCAACTGCTTGGTTTGACGATGGAAGATTTCACCCGGGCTGTCGTCTTGCCGCAAGGGAAATTTGCCGAATTTTTATTGCTTAAAGGGGCCGAGCGGCGGCAAATGCTGCAGCGCCTGTTCCATCTTGAGCGGTACGGTGATCAGCTGAATAAAAAGCTGAAAGACCGCCTTGCCGCTGCTGAGCAAGAAGAAGAAAAAATCGAGGCGGAAAAGGCAGGGCTTGGTGACGCCTCGAAAACAGCGCTTGAGCAGGCGGAAGCCGAGGAGCGGGAATTGGTTGCCTTGCTGGCCAAGCGAAAAAAAGAGTTCGAGGAAGTCGAAAAAAATGTCGAACGAACGAAACAGCTTTGGGCGTGGCAGCAAGAAAAAGAGACGGTCGAGAGAGAACTGGCCGAACTGCGCCGGCATGAGCCGGACATCCGCAGGCTCGAAGTAAAAAAAGAGCGCGCCGAGCAGGCTGAGCGCATTTGGCCATATTGGGAACAGTACGAACAGACGCGATGCTCGCAAGCAGCGGCGCTCAAGCGGTACGAACAGCTCGCCCGTGATCTCGAGGCGGCCAAGGCCGGCTACGGGGAAGCGGTGCGCCGATACGAACAGGCGCGGCAGGAAAAAGCGAGGCGCGAACCGGAGCTGTTGGCGCAAACGGAACGGCTGCGCCAGGCGGAACAGCTCGAGCGGCAAATGGAGGCGCTCACACATGAGCTTGCCGCCCTCCATGAGGAGCGAAACCGCTTGGCCGTCCGAGAGAAGGCGGCGCAACGCCAGCTTGAAGAAGCGTCTGTCTGGTACGAACGCGGCATGAAGCGGCAACAGGAGTTAAAAGAAGAACTGCAACGCTATATGGAGGCGCTAGCCGGCAAAGACGAAGTAGAGCGGGCGCATGAAGGGAAGCGGCAAATCGAGCAAGCGGCATCCGCCCTCGCCCGTGTTGATGCACAACTCCGGCAAAAAGAAGCTGTTTGGCGCCAGGCGGAAGAGGAACGGACAAAGCGGGAGCGCCAGGCGGCCGCTGCCAGCGCCCGGCTTCATCAACTGTTTCAGCTTGTCGAGAAAACCTATCATTCCGTCTGTGAGCGACAGCAAGACATCGAAAAACAGCTGCATGCACTGCAACAGGATATGGAGGCGGAACGAAAGCGGATTGAGGAAGCGCGGACGGCGGAACTGGCGACCGTGCTCGCTGAACGACTTCGTGCCGGTGAGCCGTGCCCGGTGTGTGGATCGCGCGAACATCCGCACCCGGCAACCGCGCTGCATTTTTCCGGCCACGGGCGGCTGACTAGGCTCGAGCAGGAGCGGCGGCGGTGCGACCAAGACTTGCAGACTGTGTTTTCGTTAAAGGCGCAGCTTGAGCAGCTCGCAGGGCTGGCCGCCGGTCATGGGACGCCTCCTCTCTTTGCCGCCGGCCGCCCGACAGAAGAGGTGAACGATGTTGCTGTTGAAGTGCGGGCGCTTGAGCAAGATGTTATTGGACTAAAAGAATCTGTTTACCGGGCGCTCGCGCAATGGAACGAAGCGGAAGCAGCGCGGCGTGAAGCGGAAAACGCATGCCGGTGGGCGGCAGATGACATGGGAGCGTTGCAGGCTGAGAGACAGCGGCTTAACGAAGAGAGGCAGCAGCTTGAACAGCAGTGGCAACAGGCTTACCCTTCTTTTTTGCTTGAGACGATTGACGCCGCGTACGAGCAGCTGCGTGAACAAGAGAAAAAGTGGCGTGACGTGCAAAAACGGCTTGAGGATAGCGTGCCGTTTTTAGAAGAAAAACAGCGGGCAAAAGAGCAAGCGTCCGAAGAACAACGCCGGATTGAGACGGAACGGGTGCGCCTTGACTCGCTCATTACCGCCAAACAGCAACTGTGGGAAGAGTATGAACGACAGCGGCGCGAGAAAGCCGGCCCCAGCCCGGCGGCTGCGCAACTTCGGGAAGTGGAAGCCGAATGGCGACGGCTGCAAAGCGGTGAGCAGCGGGCGTACGATGAATGGCAACGCGTCCAAAAACAGTATCAAACGTTGGAAAGTGAGACAAAGGCGGCCGAGCAGGCGTGCGAAGAAGGGGCCCGTCGCGAAGAAGAGGCGCTCGCCCGTTGGCGCCGCGCCCTTGCCGACACCACGTTTGCCGATGCCGAAGAAGTTGGACGGGCGAAAGCGACAAAAGAGCAATGCCGTGAGTGGGACGAAACCATCCGCCGTTATTGGCGTCAAGTTGAGCAGGCGGAGCACCGTCGGGATCAACTTACGGATGCCCTCGGCGAGGCGGCGGTGAGCGCTGAACAATGGGACATGCTGCAGCGCGTGTACGCTGAGCTAAAAGCGCAAATGGAAACGATGACGCAACAACTTGGGGCCATTCAAGGCAAAGTGGCGGAGCTGAGAAAAAAACATGCCCGTTTTGTTGAACTCGAGGCGAAGCGGGAGCAACTCAGCCGCCAGATCGAACGGTATAAGCAACTGCAGACGTTGCTTCGCGGCAACAGTTTTGTCGAATTTATGGCCGAAGAGCAACTCGACCAAGTGACGGCCATAGCCGCCGAGTGGTTGCAACAGTTAACGCGGCAACGTTACTCGCTTGAGCTTGATTCACAAGGGGGATTTCTCATCCGCGATGATGCTAACGGCGGCGTCAGACGGCCGGTGGCGACGCTCTCGGGAGGGGAAACGTTTTTGACCTCACTGTCATTGGCGCTGGCGCTGTCGGCGCAAATTCAGCTGCGCGGCGAATATCCGCTTCGGTTTTTCTTTTTGGACGAGGGCTTTGGCACGCTTGATGCCGAACTGCTTGATACAGTCATTTCCGCTTTGGAAAAGTTGCATACACAGCGGTTGGCGGTTGGCGTCATTAGCCATGTTCAAGAAATTCGCACTCGTCTGCCGCGGCGGCTTATCGTTGAGCCGGCTGAGCCATCCGGCCGCGGCACGCGCATCCGGCTGGAAACGATGTAA
- a CDS encoding spore germination protein has translation MPSFVGPIKINNVGSGAVVQMGDCLYIAPKVATKTQAGSGGFNTGDFIMTNNAISFTNAFDPDVFDQNVAANN, from the coding sequence ATGCCTTCGTTCGTCGGCCCGATTAAAATCAATAACGTCGGAAGCGGCGCCGTCGTCCAAATGGGCGACTGTCTGTACATCGCTCCGAAAGTCGCCACCAAAACACAGGCCGGGTCCGGCGGCTTTAATACCGGCGACTTTATCATGACGAACAACGCCATTAGCTTTACGAACGCGTTTGATCCAGATGTGTTTGACCAAAATGTTGCCGCCAACAACTGA
- a CDS encoding spore germination protein GerPE, producing the protein MKRTSIVQSLHAETLIISSVLQIGDSERISARTRALAVQRQYELFFGSEGERIFPVFAKPIPRWSSPPPVASRRTLHQNPVISVRSVRVLGISSSAVVHIGSTSIAETEARIKHIRQLAGPAPGTPTGRGDS; encoded by the coding sequence GTGAAACGGACATCGATCGTTCAGTCGCTCCATGCTGAAACACTGATTATTAGTTCCGTGCTGCAAATCGGTGATTCTGAACGGATTTCCGCACGCACGCGCGCCTTGGCCGTCCAACGGCAATATGAGCTGTTTTTTGGCTCAGAAGGAGAACGTATATTCCCTGTTTTTGCAAAACCAATTCCGCGTTGGTCTTCCCCGCCGCCAGTCGCTTCCCGGCGGACGCTTCACCAGAATCCGGTCATTTCGGTCCGGTCGGTCCGCGTGCTCGGGATTTCTTCGTCAGCCGTTGTCCACATTGGCTCCACCTCGATCGCCGAAACCGAAGCACGAATAAAACATATCCGCCAGCTGGCCGGCCCTGCACCGGGAACGCCAACGGGGAGGGGGGATTCGTAA
- a CDS encoding spore germination protein GerPC, translated as MSMYDYFVQLHRYILWQTNKIRTLERRLSVLEARLQELESQPRTTIERIEYKFDQLKVETLEGTLNIGLAPPGAGGTIEDFAVEPVKTVIPKPEPVLMRPIQEKVAAYLSSEAAETLKQLEQRYNRRLDATYRQFILQDIARQTDERIRFYLQEKANQGYVPPGDRDEAVENEIFQKVKADIEQSLDAFLKHLPSGEEST; from the coding sequence ATGAGTATGTACGACTATTTCGTCCAACTGCACCGCTATATATTATGGCAAACGAACAAAATACGAACGCTCGAACGCCGCCTTTCCGTTCTCGAAGCCCGGCTGCAGGAGCTAGAATCCCAGCCGCGCACAACGATCGAACGGATTGAATATAAATTCGACCAGCTCAAAGTCGAAACGCTTGAAGGGACGCTAAACATCGGGCTTGCCCCCCCTGGGGCCGGGGGAACGATTGAAGATTTTGCCGTCGAACCGGTGAAAACCGTCATTCCAAAGCCCGAACCGGTGCTGATGCGCCCGATTCAAGAAAAAGTGGCCGCCTACTTGAGCAGCGAGGCGGCGGAGACATTGAAACAGCTTGAACAGCGATACAACCGCCGCCTCGATGCGACGTACCGGCAGTTTATTTTGCAAGATATCGCCCGACAGACGGATGAACGCATCCGCTTTTATTTGCAAGAGAAAGCAAACCAAGGCTACGTTCCCCCGGGCGATCGCGATGAGGCGGTCGAAAATGAAATTTTTCAAAAAGTGAAAGCCGATATCGAACAATCGCTTGATGCGTTTCTCAAACATTTGCCTTCAGGGGAGGAATCAACGTGA
- a CDS encoding spore germination protein GerPB, protein MNFYISQSICIHQLRIGSVTNSSVLQIGSAGSIQALSTLANTGGFTGSAPQATVPLGAAAQPSAPLVPLHSATR, encoded by the coding sequence TTGAACTTTTATATTAGCCAAAGCATTTGCATCCATCAGTTGCGGATTGGCTCCGTGACCAATTCATCCGTTTTGCAAATCGGCAGCGCCGGCAGCATCCAGGCGTTGTCAACACTCGCCAACACCGGCGGTTTCACCGGCTCGGCTCCGCAAGCGACCGTGCCGCTTGGCGCCGCCGCCCAGCCGTCCGCTCCTCTCGTCCCTCTCCATTCGGCCACCCGCTAA
- a CDS encoding spore germination protein, producing the protein MPAFVGIVKLNSVGSSGVFHIGDVFAISPQSVTKTFAGAGSFNTGDGLHVYNYYNNTNTNDADIADENVVGNV; encoded by the coding sequence ATGCCGGCTTTTGTCGGAATCGTGAAACTGAACAGCGTCGGGAGCAGCGGCGTGTTCCATATTGGCGATGTATTTGCGATTTCCCCGCAAAGCGTGACAAAAACGTTCGCTGGCGCCGGGTCGTTTAATACTGGCGACGGACTTCATGTTTATAACTATTACAACAATACGAATACGAATGACGCTGATATTGCCGATGAAAATGTCGTCGGAAATGTATAA
- a CDS encoding spore germination protein produces MPSFISGPIKITHVSGDGTVNFGDVLQIAPKSTAKSHTGSGGSNNGDFLQTNTFVSFTNTGDPDMLDSNNAANN; encoded by the coding sequence ATGCCTTCATTTATTAGCGGTCCGATTAAAATTACCCATGTGAGTGGAGATGGAACCGTCAATTTTGGCGATGTCTTGCAAATCGCACCAAAGAGCACAGCCAAATCGCATACCGGTTCAGGCGGCAGCAACAACGGGGATTTCTTGCAGACGAATACGTTCGTCAGCTTTACGAACACAGGCGATCCAGACATGTTGGATTCGAATAATGCCGCGAACAATTAG
- a CDS encoding spore germination protein, with product MPAIVIGGIKVTNVSGNGTVNMGDVLQIAPKSTSKTNSGAGGGNTGDFLQTNTFCSVTNTVDPDVSDAGAKGNN from the coding sequence ATGCCAGCGATCGTCATCGGCGGGATTAAAGTGACGAACGTGAGCGGCAACGGCACGGTGAACATGGGCGATGTGCTGCAAATTGCCCCAAAAAGTACTTCAAAGACGAATTCAGGCGCCGGCGGCGGCAATACAGGCGATTTTTTACAGACGAATACGTTTTGCAGCGTCACAAATACAGTGGACCCGGATGTCTCCGATGCTGGGGCGAAAGGGAACAACTAG